In Nocardia sp. NBC_01327, the genomic stretch GCCCCTCGGGCGCCTGGATCAGGCCCAATCCGACGCGATCGTGCGCCTTCACCCGGGTGATATCGCGGCCGTCGAACAGCACCCGGCCACGCCCCAGCGGGAGCAGCCCGGACAGCGCGCGCATGGTGGTGGTCTTGCCCGCACCGTTCGCACCCAGCAGGGTGACCAGTTCACCCGGCGCCACGGACAGCGAAATGCCGTGCAGCGCTTGGATTCTCCCGTAGCTGACCACCATATCGTCGACCTGCAGCAGCGCATTGGGGTCGGCGGGCGGCAGGGCCGCTTTCGCGTACGGCGTTTTGGCGGGGTTCGGCGATGTCACAGGGCTTCACCCATCTCTTCGTCGGGCACGCCCAGATAGGCGGCGATCACCTTGGGATCCTCCCGGATCTCGGCCGGCAACCCATCAGCGATCTTGCGGCCGAATTCGAGCACCACCACCCGATCGGTGACGCCCATGACCAGGCGCATGTCGTGTTCGATCAGCAGCACCGTGAAACCGTCGTCGCGGATCTTGCGGATCAGATCCATGAGCGCGGACTTCTCGCGCGGATTGAATCCGGCCGCGGGCTCGTCCAGGCACAGCAGTTTCGGTTCGGTGGCGAGGGCGCGCGCGATCTCCAGGCGACGCTGATCACCGTAGGAGAGATTGCGCGCCTTCTCCACGGCATGCGGGGCGATGCCGACGAATTCCAGTAGCGCCATACCTCTTTCGACCGCGTCGTGTTCCTCGCGGCGATGGCGCGCCGTCCGGAAGACCGCACCCGGCACCGAGGTCTTGTGCCGTGCGTCGGTGCCCACGACCACATTCTCCAGAGCCGTCATCTCCGAGAAGAGCCGGATGTTCTGGAAGGTGCGCGCGATGCCCAGGCGGGTGATCTCATTGCGCTTGGTCTTGGTGAGCGGTTTGCCGTCGAAGTACACCGTGCCGCCGGACGGGCGGTACACGCCGGTGATGGCATTGAAGCAGGTGGTCTTGCCCGCACCGTTCGGCCCGATGAGCCCGAGGATCTCCCCGCGGCGAATATCGAAGGTGACATTCTCCAGCGCGGTGAGGCCGCCGAACTTCACGGTGAGCCCGTCGGTGCGCAGCAGCGGCTCGCCGATCTGGGTCTCGATCTCACGGTGCGGCGCAACAACTTCCGCGACCGCCTCGGGATCCTTGTATACGGGCAGTACCGCGGTCACATCCAGTGTCCCCGCGCTCGGTTCGAAGTCCGGAGACTGCGCGTAGCCCGCCGCGACATCCTCGTTGTCGAACATCGCGTCGCCCGGACCCGGCCCGGTCATCGGTTCGCTCCTGACGTAGCTTCGGCCGTCTCACCGGGACGCCGCACGGCACGCGTGATCTGCCTGCCGTAGGCGAGCAGCTTCTGCCGCACGGGGAACAGCCCCTGCGGCCGGAAAATCATCACGACCACCAGCGTGACACCGTAGAAGAGGTACTTGTAGTCACCGAGCGACTGCCCGCCGATATTCACCGACATGAACCGGTTCGGCAGATAGACGATCAGGAACGCGCCGACGATCACGCCCAGCTTGTTGCCCTGGCCGCCGATCACCACCGCGCACAGGAACAGCATCGAGTTGATGATGTTGAACCCGGTCGGATTGATGAACTGCACCTGCCCGGCGTACAGCGCGCCCGACATACCGCCGATGCCCGCGCCGATCATGAACGCCCACAGTTTGAACTTGAAGGTGGGCACGCCCATCATCTCGGCGGCGTCCTCGTCCTCGCGAATGGCCACCCAGGAGCGGCCCACGCGGCTGCGCTCCAGATTGCCGACGAACAGCAGGATGAGGACCACGAACAGCATGCCCAGCCAGAACCACCAGGCGCCGGAGTTGGCCCGGTCCAGCGGATTCCAGCTGTGCGGCTGCCCCAGATTGCCGGAGGAGAAGTAGCCCTCCGGATGGGAGTCGGAGACCCCGACCCGGGGGTACGCGATCCGGGACAGGCCGAGGCTGCCATTGGTGATGTCGCCCAGATTGTCGGCGAGCAGTCGCACGATCTCGCCGAAGCCGAGGGTCACGATGGCGAGGTAGTCACCGCGCAGCCGCAGGGTCGGCGTGCCCAGAATCAGCCCGGAGACCGCGGTGACGGCAATGGCCAGCGGTACACACACGATCCAGGCCCAGCCCGGTTTCAACCAGCCGTCCGTTTGATTCCACGGACTGTTCGGACTGGTGAGCAGGCCGACGGTGTACGCGCCGACCGCGTAGAAGCCGACGTAGCCGAGGTCGAGCAGACCCGCCTGGCCGACAACGACATTCAGGCCGACGGCAATGAGCGCCGTCATGGCGAACTGCGCCATCACCCCGGAGAAACTGGTGCCCGGAGTATCGAGCAGCGGCACCTTGAACAGCGGCAGCAGGGCGAGCACGGCGATCGCGGGCACACCCACGCTCCACTGCGCCGGGCGCGACAATCCGTTCCACCACGTGCGGATCGCATCGCCGACACCCCTTCCGGCAGAAGGTTTTTCATTCGGTAGTACGGCGTGTGTCATACTCGCGCCCTTCCCAGGCTCTCACCGAGAATGCCGGTCGGACGGAACATGAGCACGGCCACCAGCACCACGAAGGCGACCACGTCACGCCACTGGGTGCCGAACAGAATCTGCCCGTAGTTCTCGGCCAGGCCGAGCAGCAGACCGCCCAGCAGCGCACCGCGCAGATTGCCGATGCCACCGAGCACCGCGGCGCTGAATGCCTTGATGCCCAGGATGAATCCGCCGGAGTAGATGATGCCGTTCGGAATCTTCAGCGTGTACAGCAGCGCGGCGGCGCCGGCAAGCAGTCCGCCGAGCAGGAAGGTCAGCATGATGATCCGCTCCCGCGAGACGCCCATCAGGGTCGCGGTATCGGGATCCTGCGCCACGGCACGGATGCCACGGCCGAATTTGGTTCTGTTGATGAGGATTTCGGTGGTGGCGGCCAGGATCACCGCGGCCACGATGATCACCAGGGTCACATTGGTGACGGACGCGCCGAAGATCTTGAACTGCTCGGTGGGCTGCACCAGCATGATCGGCTGCTGTGCGTTGGTGCCGCCGATGTTCTTGTTGGTGAGCTTGGGCAGGACGTAGTGCACGGTCTCCTGCAGCACGAACGACATGCCGATCGCGGTGATCAGGAAGATCAGCGGTTTGGCGCCGCGCTTACGCAGCGGGCGATAGGCGACGCGTTCCAGGCCGACCGCGGTCAGGCCGGACACCAGCATGCCGATGACCATGGCCACCAACAGATATACGACGGTGAGAACGACGCCTTCGGAATAGACATTGCCGCTGGGGCTGAATCCGACCACCATCAGGCCGACATACTGACCGAACATGCCCACCATGAATATTTCCGAATGGGCGAAATTGATCAGCCGGAGCACAC encodes the following:
- a CDS encoding ABC transporter ATP-binding protein, producing the protein MTGPGPGDAMFDNEDVAAGYAQSPDFEPSAGTLDVTAVLPVYKDPEAVAEVVAPHREIETQIGEPLLRTDGLTVKFGGLTALENVTFDIRRGEILGLIGPNGAGKTTCFNAITGVYRPSGGTVYFDGKPLTKTKRNEITRLGIARTFQNIRLFSEMTALENVVVGTDARHKTSVPGAVFRTARHRREEHDAVERGMALLEFVGIAPHAVEKARNLSYGDQRRLEIARALATEPKLLCLDEPAAGFNPREKSALMDLIRKIRDDGFTVLLIEHDMRLVMGVTDRVVVLEFGRKIADGLPAEIREDPKVIAAYLGVPDEEMGEAL
- a CDS encoding branched-chain amino acid ABC transporter permease — translated: MTHAVLPNEKPSAGRGVGDAIRTWWNGLSRPAQWSVGVPAIAVLALLPLFKVPLLDTPGTSFSGVMAQFAMTALIAVGLNVVVGQAGLLDLGYVGFYAVGAYTVGLLTSPNSPWNQTDGWLKPGWAWIVCVPLAIAVTAVSGLILGTPTLRLRGDYLAIVTLGFGEIVRLLADNLGDITNGSLGLSRIAYPRVGVSDSHPEGYFSSGNLGQPHSWNPLDRANSGAWWFWLGMLFVVLILLFVGNLERSRVGRSWVAIREDEDAAEMMGVPTFKFKLWAFMIGAGIGGMSGALYAGQVQFINPTGFNIINSMLFLCAVVIGGQGNKLGVIVGAFLIVYLPNRFMSVNIGGQSLGDYKYLFYGVTLVVVMIFRPQGLFPVRQKLLAYGRQITRAVRRPGETAEATSGANR
- a CDS encoding branched-chain amino acid ABC transporter permease, with amino-acid sequence MSSSLLADAALLANGSIEFNVSGVVDQFWRLTVDGLAYGSIYALVAVGYTLVYGVLRLINFAHSEIFMVGMFGQYVGLMVVGFSPSGNVYSEGVVLTVVYLLVAMVIGMLVSGLTAVGLERVAYRPLRKRGAKPLIFLITAIGMSFVLQETVHYVLPKLTNKNIGGTNAQQPIMLVQPTEQFKIFGASVTNVTLVIIVAAVILAATTEILINRTKFGRGIRAVAQDPDTATLMGVSRERIIMLTFLLGGLLAGAAALLYTLKIPNGIIYSGGFILGIKAFSAAVLGGIGNLRGALLGGLLLGLAENYGQILFGTQWRDVVAFVVLVAVLMFRPTGILGESLGRARV